In Bernardetia sp., a genomic segment contains:
- a CDS encoding SnoaL-like domain-containing protein, translating into MTTEQIANRLVELCRVGNYEQAQKELYHQNAISVEPEGIPNNRVEGMEAISRKGEEWAKNVVEVHGGSVSDPIISKDHFSVIMGYDATFKDRGRLKEDQVAVYKVEDGKITEERFFYSMG; encoded by the coding sequence ATGACAACAGAACAAATCGCCAACCGTTTAGTAGAACTTTGCAGAGTAGGTAATTACGAGCAGGCTCAAAAAGAACTCTATCATCAAAATGCTATTAGTGTAGAGCCTGAAGGAATACCTAACAATAGAGTAGAAGGCATGGAGGCTATTAGCAGAAAAGGAGAAGAATGGGCTAAAAATGTAGTAGAAGTACACGGAGGTTCAGTTTCAGACCCTATTATATCTAAAGACCATTTTTCTGTTATTATGGGGTATGATGCTACTTTTAAAGATAGAGGAAGACTTAAAGAAGATCAAGTAGCTGTCTATAAAGTAGAAGATGGCAAAATTACAGAAGAACGCTTTTTTTATTCTATGGGTTAA
- the lpdA gene encoding dihydrolipoyl dehydrogenase — protein sequence MATYDLIVIGSGPGGYVAAIRASQLGMKVGVVEKESLGGICLNWGCIPTKALLKSAQVFEYVQHAKDYGIEVGDSKVNFGDMIGRSRNVAGGMSKGIEFLFKKNKIDKIMGFGKLAGKGKVEVTAEDGKKQTYEAKNIIVATGGRARELPNLPIDGKKIIEYRKAMSLEKQPKSMVVVGSGAIGVEFAYLYNSIGTEVTIVEFMDRIVPVEDKDVSKELERQYKKKGMKIMTSSEVTKVDTSGSGCKVTVKTKKGEEVLECDVVLSAVGVATNLEGIGLEETGVKTEKGKVIVDDYYKTSVDGVYAIGDIVHGPALAHVASAEGIICVEKIAGHHPEPLNYGNIPGCTYCVPEIASVGMTEEKAKEAGYEVKVGKFPFSASGKASAAGAKEGFVKVIFDAKYGEWLGAHMIGANVTEMIAEAVVARKLETTGMEIIKSVHPHPTMSEAVMEAAAAAYDEVIHI from the coding sequence ATGGCAACTTATGATTTAATAGTAATCGGTTCAGGACCGGGAGGTTATGTAGCTGCAATTCGTGCTTCTCAACTTGGAATGAAAGTAGGCGTAGTAGAAAAAGAATCTCTAGGAGGAATCTGTCTGAACTGGGGCTGTATTCCTACAAAAGCACTTTTAAAGTCGGCACAAGTATTTGAATATGTACAGCATGCAAAAGATTATGGCATTGAAGTAGGCGACTCAAAAGTAAATTTTGGCGATATGATTGGTCGTAGCCGAAATGTAGCTGGTGGAATGAGTAAAGGAATTGAATTTTTATTCAAAAAGAATAAAATTGATAAAATAATGGGCTTCGGCAAATTAGCTGGAAAAGGCAAAGTTGAAGTAACAGCAGAAGACGGCAAAAAACAAACATACGAAGCCAAAAATATAATCGTTGCAACAGGTGGACGTGCAAGAGAGCTTCCAAACCTTCCTATCGATGGAAAGAAAATTATTGAATATCGTAAGGCAATGTCATTAGAGAAGCAGCCTAAAAGTATGGTAGTTGTAGGTTCTGGAGCAATTGGGGTTGAGTTTGCTTACCTTTATAACTCTATTGGAACAGAAGTAACGATTGTAGAGTTTATGGACAGAATTGTTCCTGTTGAAGACAAAGATGTTTCAAAAGAATTGGAAAGACAGTATAAGAAAAAAGGAATGAAAATCATGACTTCTTCGGAAGTAACAAAAGTAGATACTTCGGGTAGTGGCTGTAAAGTAACTGTCAAAACAAAAAAAGGAGAAGAAGTTTTAGAGTGTGATGTAGTGCTTTCTGCTGTTGGAGTAGCTACAAACTTAGAAGGTATCGGACTAGAAGAAACTGGCGTAAAGACAGAAAAAGGAAAAGTAATTGTAGATGATTACTACAAAACTTCTGTCGATGGTGTATATGCTATCGGAGACATCGTACACGGTCCTGCTCTAGCACACGTAGCGAGTGCAGAGGGAATTATCTGTGTGGAAAAAATTGCTGGACACCACCCAGAGCCACTAAACTATGGAAATATCCCAGGGTGTACGTATTGTGTTCCTGAAATTGCTTCTGTTGGAATGACAGAAGAAAAGGCAAAAGAAGCTGGTTATGAAGTGAAAGTAGGTAAATTTCCGTTTTCTGCTTCTGGAAAAGCAAGTGCAGCAGGTGCAAAAGAAGGTTTTGTAAAAGTTATCTTTGATGCAAAATATGGAGAGTGGCTTGGAGCGCACATGATTGGTGCAAACGTAACAGAAATGATTGCAGAAGCTGTTGTAGCAAGAAAATTAGAAACAACAGGAATGGAAATCATCAAATCAGTTCACCCACATCCAACAATGTCAGAAGCTGTAATGGAAGCAGCAGCAGCAGCGTATGATGAGGTAATTCATATTTAA
- the rseP gene encoding RIP metalloprotease RseP, with translation MDIQGIIIGILQLLASLSILVGLHELGHLLAAKYFGVKVEKFSIGFPPKIFGFKYGETEYCLSAIPLGGYVKIAGMIDESLDTEQMSKDPEPWEFRTKPAWQRLIIMLGGIIFNVILGVLIMIAIAFTYGEKYIPIEEVNKYGIEVNDLGRSIGLETGDKIININGEKPKAFKDLLDPSFILNDDSYYTIERNGEQKKIDITSEFLQKYSSSDLKDEEKRFITIREDKYSFAIGAVAPDRNAGKAGLKSKDKVVKVNETTITDFASFQKMLHQNAGKELSFVVERDGKTITLPVSVAADSTIGVGIAYDIDYVERPYTFVESLKVGTETAFGVIGVQAKAYKKMAKGDINASDSLSGPIGMVMIFGTEFEAYRFWRITGFLSMVLALMNLLPIPALDGGHVMFLLYEMITGRPPSDKFLEIAQKVGMVLILCLMIFIFGNDIWKLIKANL, from the coding sequence TTGGATATACAAGGCATAATTATTGGCATTTTGCAGCTTTTGGCTTCTCTTTCTATTTTGGTAGGTCTGCACGAGTTAGGACACTTACTGGCTGCAAAGTATTTTGGTGTAAAAGTAGAAAAGTTTTCGATTGGTTTTCCCCCAAAAATATTTGGTTTTAAATATGGAGAAACAGAATATTGCCTAAGTGCGATTCCACTTGGTGGCTATGTCAAAATTGCTGGAATGATAGATGAGTCATTGGACACAGAACAAATGAGCAAAGACCCAGAACCATGGGAGTTTCGTACCAAACCAGCGTGGCAACGTCTGATTATTATGTTGGGAGGAATTATTTTCAACGTTATTTTAGGCGTTTTGATAATGATTGCCATTGCTTTTACGTATGGCGAAAAATATATTCCGATAGAAGAAGTAAACAAATACGGTATTGAAGTAAATGATTTGGGTAGAAGTATTGGACTTGAAACAGGCGATAAAATCATCAATATCAATGGAGAAAAACCAAAAGCCTTTAAAGACCTTTTAGACCCATCTTTCATTTTGAATGACGATTCATATTATACGATTGAAAGAAATGGAGAGCAGAAAAAAATTGACATCACAAGCGAGTTTTTACAAAAATATAGTTCTTCTGATTTAAAAGATGAAGAGAAAAGATTTATAACAATTCGTGAAGACAAATATTCTTTTGCTATTGGTGCAGTTGCTCCAGACAGAAATGCAGGTAAGGCAGGTTTAAAGAGCAAAGACAAAGTTGTTAAAGTAAATGAAACTACAATTACAGATTTTGCCTCTTTCCAAAAAATGCTTCATCAGAATGCAGGGAAAGAACTTTCTTTTGTAGTGGAAAGAGATGGTAAAACGATTACTTTGCCTGTAAGCGTAGCAGCAGACAGTACTATCGGAGTAGGAATTGCCTATGATATAGATTATGTAGAACGTCCTTATACTTTTGTAGAATCTTTAAAAGTAGGAACTGAAACAGCCTTTGGCGTGATAGGCGTACAAGCAAAAGCCTATAAGAAAATGGCAAAAGGAGACATCAACGCTTCCGATTCTTTGAGTGGACCTATCGGAATGGTAATGATTTTTGGGACAGAATTTGAAGCCTATCGTTTTTGGAGAATTACAGGATTTTTATCAATGGTATTGGCTCTTATGAACTTGCTTCCAATTCCAGCCCTTGATGGTGGACACGTAATGTTCCTTTTATATGAGATGATTACAGGTCGTCCTCCTTCGGATAAATTCTTAGAAATTGCTCAAAAAGTAGGAATGGTCTTGATTCTTTGTCTTATGATTTTCATTTTTGGAAATGATATTTGGAAACTGATAAAGGCAAATCTATAA
- a CDS encoding SIMPL domain-containing protein, with product MKTTTIQSLLTVFVLIFLNSTGFAQNRANYNYGNSNYDNYSDERPTQVLPQATILGTNLQELDATVLMNVTADEYVAMFHIEQKGKVLKDVQENMDKRIADFQKGLLALGIKENEIIIDFLSLVPEYEYDIEKKLFSRTYNEVPVGFELKKNVHIRFKDNKILDQIIAKAAENEIYDLSKVEYFIKDTDKLYQTLRQKAAQIIKKKEQVYDSLNIKLSTANKVADESFQTYFPFDRYRSYSAISKGKTSFSKNSKINNQNRSPSAFYEKLDYDNIECIINPTILEPAVQLVFTLKVRYVLAKEKEDKTIYILTETGDLKKVHLKE from the coding sequence ATGAAAACCACAACAATTCAATCTTTGCTTACAGTTTTTGTTTTGATTTTTTTAAACAGTACAGGCTTTGCTCAAAATAGAGCTAATTATAATTATGGTAATTCTAATTACGATAATTACAGCGACGAACGTCCGACTCAAGTGCTTCCACAAGCGACAATTTTGGGAACGAATCTACAAGAACTAGACGCAACTGTTTTGATGAACGTAACAGCAGACGAATATGTGGCTATGTTTCATATCGAACAAAAAGGAAAAGTTTTAAAAGATGTCCAAGAAAATATGGACAAACGTATTGCTGATTTTCAGAAAGGTTTGTTGGCTCTAGGTATTAAAGAAAACGAAATAATCATTGATTTTCTTTCTCTTGTTCCAGAGTATGAATATGATATTGAGAAAAAACTCTTTAGTAGAACATATAATGAAGTTCCAGTAGGTTTTGAGCTTAAAAAAAATGTACATATTCGTTTTAAAGATAATAAAATCTTAGACCAAATTATTGCTAAAGCTGCTGAAAATGAGATTTATGATTTGTCTAAGGTAGAATATTTTATCAAAGATACTGACAAACTCTATCAGACCTTGCGCCAAAAGGCAGCCCAAATTATCAAGAAAAAAGAGCAAGTATATGATAGCTTAAACATCAAACTTTCAACAGCCAATAAAGTGGCAGATGAGAGTTTTCAAACTTACTTTCCATTCGACAGATACCGTTCGTATAGTGCTATTTCAAAGGGAAAAACATCTTTTTCAAAAAACTCAAAAATCAATAATCAAAACCGTTCGCCAAGTGCATTTTATGAAAAGTTGGATTATGATAATATTGAGTGTATCATCAATCCAACAATTTTAGAGCCTGCTGTTCAACTTGTCTTTACGCTGAAGGTGCGTTATGTACTCGCAAAAGAAAAAGAAGATAAGACTATTTATATTCTGACTGAAACAGGCGACTTGAAAAAAGTACATTTGAAGGAGTAG